Proteins found in one Bordetella genomosp. 9 genomic segment:
- a CDS encoding alpha/beta hydrolase, whose protein sequence is MLQPDLAAFLEMVAAGGGRPMHTCTPAQARADYDAATPMLDTPGSPRVDTRLLNTARRDGGRLPMRLYLPAGGGALPLLLFFHGGGYCIGGLESHDSLCRDLAALTPCAVLAVDYRLAPEHRFPAAVEDAWDAYRWALGNAAALGCDASRVAVCGDSAGATLATGLAIASRDAGLAPPTAQVLLYPCTSADEDFDTRRRYATGYLLEAETLRWMYRHYLGDAGNPRDWRFAPLECQDLSGLAPAHIVLAECDMLTDEGLAYGQRLRDAGVRADCVVYPGMVHDFARLGNIVSEAMQVRRDIAAWLAGAFAPAAAR, encoded by the coding sequence ATGCTGCAGCCCGACCTGGCGGCCTTCCTGGAAATGGTGGCGGCGGGCGGGGGCCGCCCCATGCACACGTGCACGCCGGCCCAGGCGCGGGCGGACTACGACGCCGCCACGCCCATGCTGGATACGCCCGGGTCGCCACGGGTCGACACCCGCTTGTTGAACACGGCGAGGCGGGACGGCGGCCGGCTGCCGATGCGGCTGTACCTGCCGGCCGGCGGCGGCGCCTTGCCGCTGCTGCTGTTCTTCCACGGCGGCGGTTACTGTATCGGCGGCCTGGAATCGCATGATTCCCTGTGCCGCGACCTGGCGGCGCTGACGCCGTGCGCGGTGCTGGCGGTGGATTACCGGCTGGCGCCGGAACATCGCTTTCCCGCCGCGGTGGAAGACGCCTGGGATGCCTATCGATGGGCGCTCGGCAACGCCGCGGCATTGGGATGCGATGCGTCGCGCGTGGCCGTGTGCGGCGATAGCGCGGGGGCCACGCTGGCCACCGGACTGGCGATCGCATCGCGCGATGCGGGCCTGGCGCCGCCCACGGCGCAGGTGCTGCTCTATCCCTGCACCAGCGCCGACGAGGATTTCGACACGCGCCGCCGCTATGCCACCGGCTATCTGCTGGAGGCGGAAACGCTGCGCTGGATGTACCGGCATTATCTGGGTGATGCCGGCAACCCGCGCGACTGGCGCTTCGCGCCCCTGGAATGCCAGGACCTGTCGGGGCTGGCGCCAGCCCATATCGTCCTGGCCGAATGCGACATGCTGACCGACGAAGGCCTGGCCTACGGACAACGCCTGCGCGACGCTGGCGTACGCGCCGACTGCGTGGTGTATCCGGGCATGGTGCACGATTTCGCGCGGCTGGGGAACATCGTTTCCGAAGCCATGCAGGTACGCCGCGATATCGCGGCGTGGCTGGCCGGCGCGTTCGCGCCGGCCGCGGCCCGCTAG